One genomic segment of Vicinamibacterales bacterium includes these proteins:
- a CDS encoding alpha/beta fold hydrolase → MNLFCIPYAGGNAWSYRALERSLAPGVKLEGLELPGRGRRGPEPLCASLEELADDVFQQVRQRAVAGRYALYGHSMGALLALLAAHRIRAAGLAQPEALFLSGSDAPASRQVRQRHLLPPQQFVAMLRELGGCPPQILQDQEMLQYFEPILRADFKAVETWERRDQAPLDLPLVVMVGRDDDTTIADAAAWASETTASCRVHEFSGDHFFILRHWDEIAATIQRQLVTTPVWA, encoded by the coding sequence ATGAATCTCTTCTGTATCCCTTATGCCGGGGGCAACGCATGGTCGTATCGTGCTCTTGAGCGCTCACTGGCGCCCGGCGTCAAGCTCGAAGGACTCGAGCTTCCCGGACGTGGCCGGCGCGGGCCCGAGCCGCTGTGTGCCTCGCTCGAAGAGCTGGCCGACGATGTGTTCCAGCAGGTCCGCCAGCGTGCGGTAGCCGGTCGCTACGCGCTCTACGGTCACAGCATGGGCGCGCTGCTCGCGTTACTGGCCGCCCACCGCATTCGCGCCGCCGGCCTCGCCCAGCCGGAGGCCCTGTTCCTCTCGGGCAGCGACGCGCCGGCATCACGCCAGGTACGCCAGCGGCACCTGCTGCCGCCGCAACAATTCGTGGCGATGCTCCGCGAGCTCGGCGGGTGCCCGCCCCAGATCCTCCAGGACCAGGAAATGCTCCAGTACTTCGAGCCGATCCTGCGCGCCGATTTCAAGGCCGTCGAAACCTGGGAACGCCGCGACCAGGCGCCCCTCGACCTTCCGCTCGTGGTGATGGTGGGGCGCGACGACGACACGACGATCGCCGATGCCGCGGCCTGGGCGAGTGAGACGACCGCGTCGTGCCGCGTGCACGAATTCAGCGGCGACCATTTCTTCATCCTCAGGCATTGGGATGAGATCGCCGCGACGATTCAACGGCAACTGGTCACGACACCGGTATGGGCGTGA
- a CDS encoding DUF697 domain-containing protein → MAEKDTLATELIKTHSLYSAGAGLLPIPLVDWVAISAIQVKMLKEISAVYEVPFDSERVRSIVAALLGGLAGTSLGYGLGRNLLKAVPVFGPVLGGFSVSAMGGAVTWAVGRVFMQHFASGGTLLDFDPDKMRQHFKDEVVQKAG, encoded by the coding sequence ATGGCTGAGAAAGATACGCTGGCAACGGAGTTGATCAAGACGCACTCCCTCTACTCGGCGGGCGCAGGGCTCCTCCCCATTCCACTCGTGGACTGGGTGGCCATCTCCGCCATCCAGGTGAAGATGCTGAAGGAGATTTCGGCGGTCTACGAGGTGCCGTTCGATTCCGAGCGCGTGCGCTCGATCGTCGCGGCCTTGCTCGGTGGACTGGCCGGCACGAGCCTCGGCTATGGCCTCGGCCGCAACCTGCTGAAGGCGGTGCCGGTGTTCGGTCCCGTGCTCGGCGGTTTCTCGGTGTCGGCCATGGGCGGAGCCGTGACATGGGCGGTCGGCCGGGTGTTCATGCAGCACTTCGCATCGGGCGGCACGCTGCTGGACTTCGACCCCGACAAGATGCGCCAGCACTTCAAGGACGAAGTGGTGCAGAAAGCCGGATAG
- a CDS encoding cyclic peptide export ABC transporter: MFQFLTTQPLARLLRRGSQRFDLEMASFVAFSGLANAGLLAIINAAAENASNQAANDRLLALFAITIGLYVFAQRFILITSITEVERILGGIRVRVADDVRKADLESLEHLGRSEIFGVVARETQNISQAASTLVMATQALMMVTFSVGYLAILSKTAFIITVAVCGVGILLHLQRAQALTRMLGQAQRKENEFLALLTHLLDGFKEVRLRKARGADLFQHLRAVSGAVEAVKVESGREFSSHFLFSQLLVYGLLAAIVFLLPRVSPEYSGVVLKLTAAVLFIIGPLGSIVNAVPIFSAANVAAQNIFDIEAQLTASSVANQNGRPEAPPPAPFSRIHMQRTVFQYPDRGTGSVFRLGPIDLDVNAGEMLFIVGGNGSGKSTLLKALTGLYHPQSGTLTMDDTLVSADTATWYRSHFAAVFSEYHLFDRLYGLGDVPAERVSELLALMQISHKTAYENGRFTTLDLSHGQRKRLALLVALLEDRPILVLDEWAADQDPPFRQFFYETLLPRLKRDGKTVIAVSHDDKYFHVADRVVKMEYGEFVPYKQA; encoded by the coding sequence GTGTTCCAGTTCCTCACCACACAGCCGCTGGCGCGTCTCCTGCGACGCGGCTCGCAACGCTTTGACCTCGAGATGGCGTCCTTCGTGGCGTTCTCGGGCCTGGCCAATGCCGGCCTGCTGGCCATCATCAACGCCGCGGCCGAGAACGCCAGCAACCAGGCGGCCAACGACCGGCTGCTCGCGCTCTTCGCCATCACCATCGGGCTCTATGTGTTTGCCCAGCGGTTCATCCTGATCACGTCGATCACCGAGGTGGAACGGATCCTCGGCGGAATCCGTGTGCGGGTGGCCGATGACGTCCGCAAGGCCGACCTCGAGTCGCTCGAACACCTGGGCCGGTCCGAGATCTTCGGCGTCGTCGCGCGCGAAACGCAGAACATCTCGCAGGCGGCGTCAACGCTGGTCATGGCCACGCAGGCGCTGATGATGGTCACGTTCAGCGTGGGCTACCTGGCGATTCTCTCGAAGACGGCCTTCATCATCACGGTGGCGGTGTGCGGCGTCGGCATCCTGCTGCACCTGCAGCGGGCGCAGGCGCTGACCCGGATGCTCGGCCAGGCCCAGCGCAAGGAAAACGAGTTCCTGGCGCTGTTGACGCACCTGCTCGACGGCTTCAAGGAAGTGCGGTTGCGCAAGGCCCGCGGCGCCGACCTGTTTCAGCACCTGCGGGCCGTGTCGGGTGCCGTCGAGGCTGTCAAGGTCGAGTCGGGCCGCGAATTCTCGTCGCACTTTCTGTTCTCGCAGCTGCTGGTCTACGGCCTGCTTGCGGCGATTGTGTTCCTGCTGCCCCGGGTGAGTCCCGAGTATTCGGGCGTGGTGCTCAAGCTGACGGCGGCGGTCCTGTTCATCATCGGCCCGCTCGGCAGCATCGTCAACGCCGTGCCGATCTTCTCGGCCGCCAACGTCGCGGCGCAGAACATCTTCGACATCGAGGCGCAGCTCACGGCGTCGAGCGTGGCCAACCAGAATGGGCGGCCCGAAGCGCCGCCGCCGGCGCCGTTCTCGCGCATCCACATGCAGCGCACGGTGTTCCAGTATCCCGATCGTGGCACCGGCAGCGTCTTTCGCCTCGGCCCCATCGATCTCGACGTCAACGCCGGCGAGATGCTGTTCATCGTCGGCGGCAACGGCAGCGGCAAGTCAACGCTGCTCAAGGCCCTGACCGGCCTCTACCATCCGCAGTCGGGGACGCTGACCATGGACGACACGCTGGTGTCGGCCGACACCGCGACCTGGTACCGAAGCCATTTCGCCGCGGTGTTCAGCGAGTACCACCTGTTCGATCGGCTGTACGGCCTCGGCGACGTGCCGGCCGAGCGCGTCAGCGAACTGCTGGCGTTGATGCAGATCTCGCACAAGACGGCGTATGAGAACGGGCGCTTCACCACGCTCGATCTCTCGCACGGGCAGCGGAAGCGGCTGGCCCTGCTGGTGGCGTTGCTCGAGGATCGCCCCATTCTCGTGCTCGATGAATGGGCCGCGGACCAGGACCCGCCCTTCCGCCAGTTCTTCTACGAGACGCTGCTGCCGCGGCTCAAGCGCGACGGCAAGACCGTCATCGCCGTGAGCCACGACGACAAGTATTTCCACGTCGCCGATCGGGTCGTGAAGATGGAGTACGGCGAATTCGTTCCCTACAAGCAGGCGTGA
- a CDS encoding ABC transporter substrate-binding protein — MTRSFAVLLLRILLAMAVCGGLLYWLIVKDMYYTPTALLRAGSAWPPPSVKVVVPWPQDGRMSLIEGVTLALEELNAGSSPLAGRVHVEFINEPVVAKDHGAIARRIARDPTVMGVIGHETSEAAIAAAVTYENHGVLYLSPKATLARLTEHGFAYTFRLVPDDADFAEALAGFAKKQGWNRIGVFYGRFEQGEALARWFPHYAAQMGLVPAYYRSYMPASDYRRQDFRELLATMRTESTDAILLSDQLPWAAKVLVDMQAMGFTQPILAGDKLDSSDAWRLAGAAANNLYLASAVDPDSTNPEFQAFRNRFFARFKSYPGYGSSQGYEAFTLFVKAAERSQSVDPIVVATTLKTSEWTGLFGNFKFSTDGAIVGRHVIIKRMQDGVFKTVAEEEVTP, encoded by the coding sequence ATGACCCGATCCTTTGCGGTGTTGCTGCTGCGCATCCTGCTCGCGATGGCGGTGTGCGGCGGCCTGCTGTACTGGTTGATTGTCAAGGACATGTACTACACGCCGACCGCGCTGTTGCGCGCGGGCAGCGCCTGGCCGCCGCCGTCGGTGAAGGTCGTGGTGCCCTGGCCCCAGGATGGGCGCATGAGCCTGATCGAGGGCGTGACGCTCGCCCTCGAGGAACTGAACGCCGGCAGCAGCCCGCTCGCCGGACGCGTGCACGTCGAGTTCATCAACGAACCCGTTGTCGCGAAAGACCATGGGGCGATCGCGCGCCGCATTGCCAGGGACCCCACCGTGATGGGGGTGATCGGCCACGAAACGTCCGAAGCCGCGATTGCGGCCGCGGTGACCTACGAGAATCACGGCGTCCTTTACCTGTCGCCAAAGGCGACCCTTGCGCGCCTGACGGAACACGGGTTCGCGTACACCTTCCGCCTCGTCCCGGATGACGCGGATTTTGCGGAAGCGCTTGCGGGGTTCGCGAAGAAGCAGGGCTGGAATCGGATTGGCGTGTTCTACGGGCGATTCGAGCAGGGTGAGGCGCTGGCGCGCTGGTTCCCACACTACGCGGCCCAGATGGGACTGGTGCCGGCGTATTACCGGTCGTACATGCCGGCCAGCGACTACCGGCGGCAAGACTTCCGGGAGTTGCTGGCGACCATGCGTACTGAATCGACCGACGCCATCCTGCTCTCCGATCAGTTGCCGTGGGCCGCGAAGGTGCTCGTGGACATGCAGGCCATGGGCTTTACGCAGCCCATCCTCGCCGGCGACAAGCTCGACTCGTCAGACGCGTGGCGCCTGGCCGGCGCCGCCGCCAACAACCTCTACCTGGCCAGCGCGGTGGATCCCGACTCCACCAACCCGGAGTTCCAGGCCTTTCGCAACCGGTTCTTTGCCCGCTTCAAGTCGTACCCGGGCTACGGATCCTCGCAGGGCTACGAGGCGTTCACGCTCTTCGTGAAGGCGGCGGAGCGCTCCCAGAGCGTCGATCCAATCGTGGTCGCGACCACGCTCAAGACCAGCGAATGGACCGGACTGTTCGGGAATTTCAAGTTCAGCACCGATGGTGCGATTGTCGGGCGACACGTTATCATCAAGCGCATGCAGGACGGCGTCTTCAAGACGGTGGCTGAAGAAGAGGTGACCCCATGA
- a CDS encoding prohibitin family protein: MSTLDADTFPADDLLPDQEDLREAGPFRRLWAFVAGQSNRVLLATGVLLFLLAYFWPAIFVTIESGQVGVMYRRFAGGTVTDRLLGEGLRFVPPWDKLFVYNVRLQEIRHTMTALSSEGLEVKFDLSIRYRPELELVGLLHQKVGPDYPEKVVVPEVESALRGIVGAQALDTIYTTSQDVVQRVVNEVMEQASRNYVHIDEVVVRSIELPKPVRERIEAKMVEKETAEAYEFRLKIATAEAERQRIEAAGTAVYNGLINGSLTPNVLQWEALQATKELAKSPNAKTIIIGRTADGLPIILPPQ; encoded by the coding sequence ATGAGCACTCTCGACGCCGACACCTTCCCAGCGGACGATCTGCTGCCCGACCAGGAAGATCTGCGCGAGGCGGGCCCGTTCCGACGCCTGTGGGCGTTCGTCGCGGGGCAGTCAAACCGCGTGCTGTTGGCCACGGGCGTCCTGCTGTTCCTGCTGGCCTATTTCTGGCCCGCCATCTTCGTGACCATCGAATCGGGTCAAGTCGGCGTGATGTACCGGCGCTTCGCCGGCGGCACCGTGACCGACCGGCTGCTGGGCGAAGGCCTCCGCTTCGTTCCGCCCTGGGACAAGCTCTTCGTCTACAACGTCCGGCTCCAGGAAATCCGCCACACGATGACTGCGCTCAGTTCGGAAGGGCTCGAGGTCAAGTTTGACCTGTCGATCCGATACCGGCCCGAGCTCGAACTGGTGGGTCTCCTTCACCAGAAGGTCGGGCCCGATTATCCGGAGAAGGTCGTGGTTCCCGAGGTTGAGTCGGCGCTGCGTGGCATCGTCGGCGCGCAGGCCCTCGACACCATCTACACCACGTCGCAGGACGTGGTGCAGCGCGTCGTCAACGAGGTGATGGAGCAGGCGTCGCGGAACTACGTGCACATTGACGAGGTGGTCGTCAGGTCCATCGAGCTGCCGAAGCCGGTGCGGGAACGCATCGAAGCCAAGATGGTCGAGAAGGAGACGGCGGAAGCGTACGAGTTCCGCCTCAAGATCGCCACGGCCGAGGCCGAGCGCCAGCGCATCGAAGCGGCCGGCACCGCCGTCTACAACGGCCTCATCAACGGCTCGCTGACGCCGAACGTGCTGCAGTGGGAAGCGCTGCAGGCCACCAAGGAACTGGCGAAGTCTCCGAACGCGAAGACCATCATCATTGGCCGCACCGCGGATGGCCTGCCGATCATTCTGCCTCCGCAATAG